From the Pyrinomonadaceae bacterium genome, one window contains:
- a CDS encoding GAF domain-containing protein: protein MTTSKSELYDQLAAQLSALLAGERDLVANAANFSSVVFHSLPDLNWAGFYFVKDGELVLGPFQGQPACVRIKIGQGVCGASAAKGETVIVPNVHEFPGHIACNSASNSEIVVPLLKDSHLIGVLDLDSPLMGRFDTVDGEGLEKLTRILVDASG from the coding sequence ATGACGACTTCAAAGTCCGAACTCTACGACCAACTCGCGGCGCAACTCTCTGCTCTGCTCGCCGGTGAGCGCGACCTGGTCGCGAACGCGGCCAACTTCTCTTCCGTTGTCTTTCACTCATTGCCTGATTTGAATTGGGCCGGATTCTATTTTGTGAAGGACGGTGAGTTGGTGTTGGGACCGTTCCAGGGCCAACCAGCGTGCGTCCGAATAAAGATTGGTCAGGGCGTGTGCGGCGCGAGCGCAGCGAAAGGTGAAACGGTAATCGTGCCGAACGTGCACGAGTTTCCGGGCCATATTGCCTGCAACAGCGCTTCGAACTCCGAGATCGTGGTACCGTTGCTGAAAGATTCGCATCTGATCGGTGTGCTCGATCTCGACAGCCCCTTGATGGGAAGGTTCGATACGGTCGATGGTGAGGGGCTGGAAAAGTTGACAAGAATTCTGGTTGATGCGAGTGGCTAG
- a CDS encoding FdhF/YdeP family oxidoreductase — MAQSRIDDDAPQSSDQTIASAQPPVEPAPPDVKPISKAAGGMASALTAARFALREMGVVRGARTLLQVNQPDGIDCPGCAWPEPDSGRSHFEFCEEGAKHVADEATTKRVTPEFFAKWSVKELADQTDLWLNQQGRLTHPMILREGAQHYEPIDWPDAFALIANELNALASPDEAIFYTSGRTSNEAAFLYQLFVRQFGTNNLPDCSNMCHESSGTGMKEALGFGKGTVTLEDFTLCDSIFVIGQNPGTNHPRMLSTLLAAKRRGCKIVHINPLPEAGMTRFKHPQEVWNWLGSGTKLADLFLQVRINGDVALLKGIMKEVLDVEDRQPGQVLDHDFITQYTTGFEEFRQALRGVQLDDIVEQSGITKEKIAEAARVFLESERVIFCWAMGLTQHKNAVGNIQEIVNLMMLRGQMGKPGAGLCPVRGHSNVQGDRTMGIWEQPTTQFLDSLGKEFSFSPPRHHGLDTVHAIRAMDDASAKVFFALGGNFLSATPDTEFTAEALRRCRLTAHVSTKLNRAHLITGQKALILPCLGRTEIDQQATGPQFVTTENSMAVVEEWQGRLEPASEHLLSEPAIVAGLAKATLGARSTVDWDALIGDYDRIREHIEHVIPDFDNYNTRVRQPGGFYLPNPIRERKFITRDGKAHFTVHPLPQINLQPDQFLMMTMRSHDQFNTTIYGLDDRYRGIHNGRRVVFLNPEDIRSSELKDGQLVDLVSHFDGEERIARQFAVVPYSIPRRCAATYFPEANVLVPLGHFADKSHTPASKSVVISIRSSEENGQD; from the coding sequence GTGGCTCAATCAAGAATCGACGACGATGCCCCTCAGTCTTCTGACCAGACGATAGCAAGCGCTCAACCCCCTGTTGAGCCGGCGCCGCCTGACGTCAAACCAATCAGCAAGGCTGCCGGGGGCATGGCGTCTGCGCTAACCGCCGCACGTTTCGCGCTGCGCGAAATGGGCGTCGTGCGCGGAGCGCGAACCTTGTTGCAGGTGAATCAACCGGATGGGATCGATTGCCCCGGCTGCGCCTGGCCTGAGCCCGACAGCGGGCGTTCGCATTTTGAATTCTGCGAGGAAGGCGCGAAGCACGTCGCTGATGAAGCCACCACGAAACGTGTCACGCCTGAGTTCTTCGCGAAGTGGAGCGTGAAAGAGCTAGCCGACCAGACGGATCTCTGGCTAAACCAACAGGGCCGCCTAACGCACCCGATGATCCTCCGCGAAGGCGCGCAGCACTACGAGCCCATTGATTGGCCGGATGCTTTCGCGCTCATTGCGAACGAGCTGAATGCCCTCGCGTCACCTGACGAAGCGATTTTTTACACATCAGGCCGCACCAGCAACGAAGCGGCGTTTCTCTATCAGCTTTTCGTGCGCCAGTTCGGCACAAACAATCTGCCTGACTGCTCGAACATGTGTCATGAGTCCAGCGGCACGGGAATGAAAGAGGCGCTCGGTTTCGGTAAAGGCACGGTGACGCTGGAAGACTTCACTCTCTGCGACTCGATTTTCGTGATCGGGCAAAACCCGGGCACCAATCATCCGCGCATGTTATCGACGTTGCTGGCCGCCAAACGGCGTGGCTGCAAGATTGTGCATATCAACCCACTGCCGGAAGCCGGCATGACGCGCTTCAAGCATCCGCAGGAGGTTTGGAACTGGCTTGGCAGCGGCACCAAGCTCGCTGATTTGTTTTTGCAGGTGCGCATCAACGGCGACGTTGCTTTGCTGAAAGGCATCATGAAGGAAGTCCTTGATGTCGAAGACCGTCAGCCCGGCCAAGTCCTCGATCACGATTTCATAACCCAGTACACGACCGGTTTTGAAGAGTTCCGGCAAGCGTTGCGCGGGGTTCAGCTCGACGACATCGTCGAACAATCAGGCATCACAAAGGAAAAGATCGCAGAAGCGGCGCGTGTCTTTCTCGAATCAGAGCGCGTGATCTTCTGTTGGGCGATGGGCCTGACCCAGCACAAGAACGCGGTCGGCAACATCCAGGAGATCGTCAATTTAATGATGCTGCGCGGACAGATGGGAAAGCCCGGCGCCGGTCTGTGCCCCGTGCGCGGTCATAGCAACGTGCAGGGCGATCGCACCATGGGCATTTGGGAGCAGCCAACCACCCAGTTCCTCGACAGCCTGGGAAAGGAATTTAGTTTTAGCCCGCCGCGACATCACGGCCTGGACACTGTGCATGCGATCCGCGCGATGGACGACGCATCGGCTAAAGTCTTCTTCGCATTAGGCGGAAATTTTCTCTCGGCGACGCCGGACACGGAATTCACGGCTGAAGCCTTGCGCCGTTGTCGTCTGACCGCGCACGTTTCCACGAAGCTCAATCGCGCGCACTTGATCACGGGACAGAAGGCATTGATTCTGCCGTGTCTCGGCCGCACTGAAATTGATCAGCAGGCTACCGGCCCACAGTTTGTGACAACAGAAAACTCAATGGCGGTTGTGGAAGAATGGCAAGGCCGTCTGGAACCTGCATCAGAACATTTGTTAAGCGAACCAGCAATTGTCGCCGGCCTGGCCAAAGCGACGCTCGGGGCGAGAAGCACGGTCGATTGGGACGCTCTGATTGGTGATTACGATCGCATCCGCGAACACATCGAACACGTGATTCCGGATTTCGACAATTACAATACGCGCGTGCGACAACCGGGCGGCTTCTATCTGCCCAACCCAATTCGCGAACGGAAGTTCATAACGCGCGATGGTAAAGCGCACTTTACCGTTCATCCACTGCCGCAAATTAATTTGCAGCCGGATCAGTTTCTGATGATGACGATGCGCAGCCACGATCAATTCAACACCACGATTTACGGCCTCGACGATCGCTATCGCGGGATTCACAATGGCCGGCGCGTGGTTTTCCTGAACCCTGAAGACATTCGTTCGTCAGAGTTGAAAGACGGCCAACTCGTAGATCTCGTTAGTCATTTCGATGGCGAAGAACGCATCGCACGGCAATTCGCGGTTGTGCCGTACAGTATTCCGCGGCGATGCGCCGCCACGTATTTTCCGGAAGCCAACGTGCTGGTGCCGCTGGGTCATTTCGCGGACAAGAGCCATACGCCGGCATCGAAGAGCGTGGTGATTAGTATTCGAAGCTCGGAAGAAAATGGACAGGATTAA
- a CDS encoding M14 family zinc carboxypeptidase: MNLRRISISLGASLLFITAAALTSHAQANYTRDPNQPTDEEYTRKIAEYTTEKFFNSPLTDYLPASPTVPSPKAVLGDVAGAPGKLPYSEEIYRYMRMLEKASPRVKVYSIGTTEEGREMIAVAIASESLLAKLDENRARLNKLADPRTINMNDAEADRLVADTFPIYYITGTIHSTETGSPTALMELAYRLAVDESPYIKSIREGMVTLITPVVEVDGRDRMVDVYNWHLANPGKNWPNLLYWGKYVAHDNNRDAMGLSLKLTRNVLNTYLTWKPQVLHDLHESVPYLYDNTIGDGPYNAWVDPILTDEWQMIGWQNVSEMTKFGMPGVFAHGTFDTWSPGYLMFIAATHNGISRLYETFGNAGADTLVRTLSPNDYERTWYKQNPPLPRARWSQRNNNNYQQTALLISLDNFSRNSKLFLKNFYLKSKRSVEKPKNEGPAAYVFPSDDPRPGNQATILRVLQAQGCEVHRATAPFTVTMKKKPGRGGPRPIAGSSPTPSPAKADDTESRTFPAGSYLVRMDQPYSRIADALLDYQYWSPRDPQQNVYDDTGWTFGELGNIQVVRVTDAKVLNAAMDRVTGEVRSAGGVTGTGSIYVVNANADNSLITLRYRLRRASFDAAEEPFEAAGKKFNRGSFIIRNATADEVNKATSELGLQAFAIATAPTVKTHPVKAARVAILHTWLSTQDEGWWRLAFDQMGVPFDYISTQDVAKDSDLNRKYDVIIFGPGGGNINAVIQGRPMYGNPIPWKTTSLTPNIGKIDSTDDIRPGLGFSGVLNLQNFVKNGGVFIGSDDSADFAVSSGFTPGVTIQRSTRLRAIGIVAKTRMVDSTSPIAYGYSDTLSVYTFNGPIFNISNIAGAPGRRPGSPQRMTGRGTPDDPDVVQGRPPAELPEPPPSWEVWEAAPVPEEQRRNLIGLIPSAQRPRVILRWGDARELLVSGLLDGGDELAQHAAVIDSPLEKGHVILFSNNPMWRGQTMGSYSLVFNVILNFDNLNAGRKLDNR, encoded by the coding sequence ATGAACCTTAGACGCATCAGCATCTCGTTGGGCGCAAGCCTTCTCTTCATCACCGCCGCTGCTTTAACGTCACACGCGCAGGCCAACTACACGCGCGACCCGAACCAGCCGACGGACGAGGAATACACGCGCAAGATCGCCGAATATACGACCGAAAAGTTTTTCAACTCGCCGCTAACCGATTATCTACCGGCCTCGCCCACTGTCCCGTCGCCCAAGGCTGTGCTTGGTGATGTCGCTGGGGCGCCGGGGAAGCTGCCGTACTCGGAAGAGATCTATCGCTACATGCGCATGCTCGAGAAGGCCAGCCCGCGGGTGAAGGTGTATTCAATCGGCACAACGGAAGAAGGGCGCGAGATGATTGCGGTGGCGATTGCCTCGGAGTCACTCCTGGCGAAGCTCGACGAGAATCGAGCGCGGCTCAACAAGCTGGCTGATCCGCGCACGATCAACATGAACGATGCGGAAGCTGATCGATTGGTGGCGGATACGTTTCCGATTTACTACATCACTGGCACGATCCACTCGACCGAAACCGGTTCGCCCACCGCGCTGATGGAACTGGCTTATCGTCTTGCCGTCGATGAAAGTCCTTACATCAAATCCATTCGCGAGGGGATGGTGACGCTAATCACGCCGGTCGTCGAGGTTGATGGGCGCGATCGCATGGTCGATGTTTATAACTGGCACCTCGCGAACCCGGGAAAGAACTGGCCCAACCTGCTTTATTGGGGTAAATACGTGGCGCACGACAACAATCGCGACGCGATGGGTTTGTCGCTGAAGCTGACGCGCAACGTTCTCAACACCTATCTCACCTGGAAGCCGCAGGTGCTGCACGATTTGCACGAGTCGGTTCCTTATCTCTACGACAACACGATTGGTGACGGCCCGTATAACGCCTGGGTCGATCCGATCCTGACGGATGAGTGGCAGATGATCGGCTGGCAAAACGTTTCCGAGATGACGAAGTTCGGCATGCCCGGAGTGTTCGCGCACGGCACGTTCGATACCTGGTCGCCCGGATATCTGATGTTCATTGCGGCGACGCACAACGGCATCAGCCGTTTGTATGAAACTTTCGGCAACGCCGGCGCCGATACTCTGGTGCGCACACTTTCGCCCAACGACTACGAACGGACCTGGTACAAACAGAATCCGCCCCTCCCGCGGGCGCGTTGGTCGCAGCGTAACAACAACAATTACCAGCAGACGGCGCTGCTGATCTCGCTGGATAACTTCAGCCGAAACAGCAAACTGTTCCTTAAGAACTTCTACTTGAAATCGAAGCGTTCGGTCGAAAAGCCGAAGAACGAAGGACCGGCCGCTTACGTTTTCCCGAGCGATGACCCGCGGCCGGGCAATCAAGCAACTATCCTGCGAGTACTGCAGGCGCAGGGCTGCGAAGTTCATCGCGCGACCGCGCCGTTCACGGTGACGATGAAGAAGAAACCAGGTCGCGGCGGCCCGAGGCCAATCGCCGGCAGTTCGCCTACGCCGTCTCCGGCCAAAGCGGACGATACCGAATCGCGCACGTTCCCGGCCGGCAGTTATCTCGTGCGTATGGATCAGCCGTACAGCCGCATCGCTGACGCACTGCTCGACTATCAATATTGGAGTCCACGCGATCCGCAACAGAACGTTTACGATGACACCGGCTGGACGTTCGGCGAACTCGGTAACATTCAGGTCGTGCGGGTGACCGATGCCAAAGTTCTAAACGCGGCGATGGATCGCGTCACCGGTGAAGTTCGTTCGGCTGGCGGCGTGACGGGCACTGGATCGATTTACGTCGTGAATGCGAATGCTGACAACAGTCTGATTACCCTGCGCTATCGCCTGCGCCGAGCATCGTTCGACGCCGCGGAAGAACCGTTCGAAGCCGCGGGAAAGAAATTCAATCGCGGCTCGTTCATCATTCGTAATGCGACCGCCGATGAGGTTAACAAAGCGACGTCTGAACTCGGACTTCAAGCGTTCGCCATCGCAACCGCGCCGACTGTGAAAACTCATCCAGTGAAAGCCGCACGGGTCGCAATCTTGCACACATGGTTAAGCACGCAGGATGAAGGCTGGTGGCGGCTGGCGTTTGATCAGATGGGAGTGCCTTTCGATTACATCAGCACGCAGGACGTCGCGAAGGACAGCGACCTGAACAGGAAATACGACGTGATTATCTTTGGGCCGGGCGGCGGCAACATCAATGCAGTCATTCAAGGCCGGCCGATGTACGGTAATCCGATCCCGTGGAAAACGACTTCATTGACGCCCAACATCGGCAAGATCGATTCGACCGATGACATTCGTCCGGGGCTTGGTTTCAGCGGCGTACTGAACCTTCAGAATTTTGTGAAGAACGGCGGCGTGTTCATTGGCAGTGACGACTCAGCGGATTTCGCCGTGTCCAGCGGCTTCACGCCCGGTGTCACGATTCAGCGCAGCACGCGTCTGCGCGCCATCGGGATAGTCGCGAAGACGCGCATGGTCGATTCGACGAGTCCAATTGCCTACGGCTACAGCGATACGCTGTCCGTTTACACCTTCAACGGTCCCATCTTCAACATCAGTAACATAGCTGGCGCTCCGGGACGACGCCCGGGTTCGCCTCAGCGCATGACCGGCCGCGGAACACCCGACGATCCGGACGTGGTGCAAGGTCGGCCTCCCGCAGAGTTGCCTGAGCCCCCTCCGAGTTGGGAAGTTTGGGAAGCCGCACCGGTTCCGGAAGAGCAACGCCGCAATTTGATCGGATTGATTCCGTCGGCGCAACGGCCGCGCGTGATTCTTCGTTGGGGTGACGCGCGTGAGCTGCTCGTTTCAGGATTGCTGGACGGCGGCGACGAACTCGCGCAGCATGCCGCCGTGATCGATTCGCCGCTCGAGAAGGGTCACGTCATCCTGTTCTCAAACAATCCAATGTGGCGCGGACAGACCATGGGGAGTTATTCGCTCGTCTTCAACGTGATTCTGAATTTCGATAACTTGAACGCGGGAAGGAAGCTGGACAACAGATAG
- a CDS encoding zinc-dependent metalloprotease, translated as MKRLIITLTLILLCATVNFAQPRSSSETKSATISEKTAGMQKFAGFFPFYWDARAGKVWLEIDKWNSEFLYVEALPAGIGSNDIGLDRGQLGDSYIVRFERTGPRVLLIAPNQNYRAISNNADERRSIREAFAESTLWGFEVAAEEGDRVLVDATAFYLRDHHGIPGTLQRLQQGQFRLDASRSAFFLPNTKNFPKNTEVEVTLTFTTDGDPGGLVRSVTPNAQAITVRERVSFVELPPPGYKPRENDPRAGYFGIQYMDFATPITDVITKRYIARHRLEKKNPSATVSEAVEPIVYYVDRGAPEPVRSALIEGASWWSQAFEAAGYRNAYRVEVMPADADPMDVRYNVIQWVHRSTRGWSYGSSLEDPRTGEIIQGRVSLGSLRDRQDFLIAQGLIAPYGKDKSVVGKILEQVVLARLRQLSAHEVGHTLGLQHNFAASINNRASVMDYPAPFVKLGADGSPDISEAYAKGIGDWDKVAIAYGYQDFPAGTDEKAALDKILRDALGRGLMYLTDQDARPGGASTSVAHLWDNGTNVIDGLANITRVRGVALSRLGENNIREGAPLATLEDVLVPLYMGHRYQVEAVAKVIGGEDYSFSLRGKGDRNPQIISPDEQKRALYAVLETLKPHNLRLPESLLRLIPPRPPGYPRNREHFRIRTSPAFDALAPAEAYANHVTEFLFNPERAARIVEFHARHGAEYPMLGDVFDKILDETFRANVTSGYDGEIQRTVNAVVLNKLMTLAANERASNQVRAIAELQLEGLRDWAATHANQTRDQNQRAFLLYTTNQIKRFQDDPKKMNLTRPNDPPDGQPIGTDWWAMSEREWCGWR; from the coding sequence ATGAAACGACTGATCATCACACTCACGCTGATTCTCTTGTGCGCGACGGTTAACTTCGCACAGCCTCGCTCGAGTTCCGAGACAAAGTCCGCAACCATCAGCGAAAAGACCGCCGGCATGCAGAAGTTCGCCGGCTTCTTTCCGTTCTATTGGGACGCGAGGGCCGGCAAAGTCTGGCTGGAGATCGACAAGTGGAATTCCGAGTTCCTTTACGTTGAAGCTCTCCCGGCGGGAATCGGATCGAATGACATCGGTCTCGATCGCGGCCAGTTGGGTGACAGTTACATCGTGCGGTTTGAGCGCACCGGCCCTCGCGTTTTGCTGATTGCCCCTAACCAAAATTATCGCGCGATCAGTAACAACGCCGATGAGCGACGCTCAATTAGAGAAGCGTTTGCGGAATCGACTCTGTGGGGATTTGAAGTCGCGGCTGAAGAAGGCGACCGCGTGCTGGTTGATGCCACCGCCTTCTATCTGCGCGACCATCACGGAATACCCGGCACGCTGCAACGTCTGCAGCAGGGACAGTTTCGTTTGGACGCGTCGCGCTCGGCGTTCTTCTTGCCCAATACTAAAAACTTTCCCAAGAACACCGAAGTCGAAGTGACGTTGACGTTTACGACCGACGGAGATCCCGGCGGCCTGGTTCGCTCAGTCACGCCGAATGCCCAGGCGATCACGGTTCGCGAACGCGTCTCGTTCGTCGAACTGCCGCCGCCGGGTTACAAACCGCGTGAAAATGATCCGCGCGCGGGCTATTTCGGAATTCAATACATGGATTTCGCGACGCCCATCACGGACGTGATCACGAAGCGCTACATCGCGCGTCATCGGCTGGAAAAGAAGAATCCGTCAGCCACGGTCAGCGAGGCGGTCGAGCCGATCGTTTACTACGTCGATCGCGGCGCGCCTGAGCCGGTGCGCTCGGCTTTGATCGAAGGCGCAAGTTGGTGGAGCCAGGCGTTCGAAGCGGCCGGTTATCGAAACGCATATCGCGTCGAAGTCATGCCGGCCGATGCCGACCCAATGGACGTGCGTTACAACGTGATTCAGTGGGTGCATCGCTCGACGCGCGGCTGGTCGTATGGAAGTTCACTGGAGGATCCGCGCACGGGCGAGATTATTCAGGGACGCGTGTCGCTCGGTTCGCTGCGCGATCGTCAGGACTTTCTGATTGCCCAGGGTCTGATTGCTCCGTACGGCAAAGACAAATCAGTCGTTGGAAAAATCCTTGAGCAGGTGGTGCTGGCTCGTTTGCGACAGCTCTCGGCCCACGAAGTTGGTCACACGCTGGGTTTGCAACACAACTTTGCAGCGAGCATCAACAACCGCGCTTCGGTGATGGATTATCCGGCGCCGTTTGTGAAGCTGGGCGCGGACGGGTCGCCCGATATTTCGGAAGCCTACGCGAAGGGGATCGGCGATTGGGACAAAGTGGCGATCGCCTACGGCTATCAGGACTTTCCTGCGGGTACGGACGAAAAAGCTGCGCTCGACAAGATCTTGCGGGATGCTTTGGGACGCGGGCTGATGTATCTGACGGATCAGGATGCGCGTCCCGGCGGCGCATCGACTTCGGTAGCGCATCTTTGGGACAACGGCACGAACGTTATCGATGGCCTCGCGAACATCACGCGCGTGCGCGGCGTCGCGCTCAGCCGTTTGGGCGAGAACAACATTCGCGAAGGCGCGCCGCTGGCGACACTCGAAGATGTTTTGGTGCCGCTCTACATGGGCCATCGCTATCAAGTGGAAGCCGTGGCGAAAGTGATTGGGGGCGAAGACTACAGTTTCAGCCTGCGTGGCAAAGGCGATCGCAATCCGCAAATCATTTCGCCGGACGAGCAGAAGCGAGCCTTGTATGCGGTGCTCGAGACCCTGAAGCCACACAATCTAAGGCTTCCCGAATCGTTGTTGCGTTTGATTCCGCCTCGTCCGCCTGGCTATCCGCGTAATCGCGAACATTTTCGGATTCGGACCTCGCCGGCTTTTGATGCGCTGGCCCCGGCTGAAGCCTACGCGAACCATGTCACTGAATTTCTTTTCAATCCCGAACGTGCCGCGCGCATTGTTGAGTTCCACGCGCGCCATGGCGCGGAATATCCGATGTTAGGTGACGTGTTCGATAAGATTCTCGACGAGACCTTTCGTGCAAATGTCACCAGCGGCTATGACGGCGAGATTCAGCGCACCGTGAATGCGGTCGTGCTGAATAAGCTAATGACGCTTGCGGCAAATGAGCGCGCTTCAAATCAGGTGCGCGCAATTGCAGAATTGCAGTTGGAAGGATTGAGAGATTGGGCGGCGACGCACGCCAACCAGACACGCGACCAAAATCAACGCGCCTTCCTGCTGTACACCACGAATCAAATCAAACGCTTTCAGGACGATCCGAAAAAGATGAATCTGACACGGCCGAACGATCCTCCCGACGGCCAGCCGATTGGAACCGACTGGTGGGCGATGTCTGAGCGCGAGTGGTGCGGGTGGCGATAA
- a CDS encoding M20 family metallo-hydrolase, which yields MNRREFGLGLATATGGVMLRRSRAIAQGSGTVRVNGTRLNANLQALAEFGKNPQGGVSRLAYSEADRQGREYVMGLMRAAKLDVSIDAAGNIIGRRHAAGGETKMPPLVLGSHIDSVPDGGNYDGDVGSLGAIEVAQTLAENNIKPNRPLEVIIFQNEEGGLIGSGAISGVLTEKELDLVSRSGKTIREGIKFIGGDPAKIASVRRRPQSIAAYLELHIEQGGVLDAEKIDIGVVEGIVGINWWDVTIEGFANHAGTTPMNNRQDALLAAAKFIEAVNRVVTGVPGRQVGTVGRIQALPGAPNVIPGKVVLSLELRDLDAAKILTLYQKIRAEADQIARTNKVTFDFKEINTNIPAPTDPTIRRLIDQSAKELGLTTKVMPSGAGHDAQDMARLGPVGMIFIPSVGGISHSPKEFSRPKDIENGANVLLQTVQKLDLNKL from the coding sequence ATGAATCGACGTGAATTTGGTTTAGGACTGGCGACGGCCACCGGCGGCGTCATGTTGAGGCGGTCGCGCGCGATCGCTCAAGGTTCAGGCACCGTGCGCGTTAATGGGACGCGTCTCAACGCCAACCTGCAGGCCCTCGCAGAGTTCGGAAAGAACCCGCAGGGCGGCGTGTCGCGTCTCGCTTACAGCGAAGCGGATCGACAGGGGCGCGAGTACGTGATGGGGCTGATGCGCGCAGCAAAGCTCGATGTATCGATCGACGCCGCGGGAAATATCATCGGCCGGCGCCATGCAGCGGGCGGTGAAACCAAGATGCCGCCGCTGGTTTTGGGCTCGCACATTGACAGCGTTCCGGACGGTGGCAATTACGACGGCGACGTCGGCTCATTGGGCGCGATTGAAGTTGCTCAAACCCTCGCGGAAAACAACATCAAACCGAACCGCCCGCTCGAAGTGATCATTTTTCAAAATGAAGAGGGCGGTTTGATCGGGAGCGGGGCGATCAGCGGAGTGTTGACTGAAAAAGAACTCGATCTCGTAAGCCGCAGCGGCAAGACGATTCGCGAAGGCATTAAATTTATCGGTGGTGATCCCGCAAAGATTGCTTCAGTTCGTCGCCGGCCCCAGAGCATCGCCGCCTACCTCGAGTTGCACATCGAACAGGGTGGCGTCCTTGACGCGGAAAAGATCGACATCGGCGTCGTCGAAGGCATCGTCGGTATCAACTGGTGGGACGTGACGATTGAAGGCTTCGCGAATCACGCGGGCACGACACCGATGAACAACCGCCAGGACGCGCTGCTGGCTGCCGCGAAATTTATCGAGGCCGTCAATCGCGTGGTGACTGGTGTGCCCGGGCGTCAGGTCGGTACGGTCGGTCGCATTCAGGCTTTGCCTGGCGCGCCTAACGTAATTCCCGGCAAGGTTGTTCTGAGTCTTGAGCTGCGCGACCTGGACGCTGCGAAGATTCTGACTCTCTATCAAAAGATTCGCGCGGAAGCCGATCAGATCGCCAGGACAAACAAAGTCACTTTCGACTTCAAAGAGATCAACACAAACATTCCCGCGCCCACCGACCCAACGATTCGCCGCCTTATCGATCAATCGGCAAAGGAATTGGGATTGACTACGAAAGTGATGCCGAGTGGCGCCGGTCACGACGCACAGGACATGGCGCGCCTCGGGCCGGTCGGCATGATTTTTATTCCCAGTGTGGGCGGGATTAGCCACTCACCGAAGGAATTCTCGCGCCCGAAGGACATTGAGAATGGCGCGAATGTACTCCTGCAGACTGTGCAAAAACTGGATCTGAACAAGCTTTGA
- the tyrS gene encoding tyrosine--tRNA ligase: MNLYDEFEWRGMLYEATPDLRDVLAKEKVTAYIGFDPSAPSLHVGSLLPVMGLARLQRFGHTPIAIAGGGTGLIGDPSGKTKERQLLDHGQVEANLVGIKEQLSRFLDFEATGNPAQIVNNADWLGPITMMEFLRDVGKYFTVNNLLGKEAISRRLESEEGISFTEFTYPLLQAYDYLVLHDRHKCTLQMGGSDQWGNILAGIDLIRRLRSARTHGLVFPLVTAATGVKFGKTEAGAVWLDAKLTSPYRFYQFWLNTDDRDAVMYLKFFTWLSKDEIEALEQSVKAEPEKREAQRRLAREVTALLHGETELEKAVRASAVLFGQEISGLSVSEIIDIFADVPSTELAKSKLDGDGFSLSDALVVSGLAPSKGEAKRLVQGGGVAVNNVRADDARKSISAADFIDGQVLVLRKGAKHYHLIRIVG, from the coding sequence ATGAACCTCTACGACGAGTTTGAATGGCGCGGCATGCTGTACGAAGCGACGCCTGATCTGCGCGACGTGCTTGCAAAGGAAAAGGTCACGGCGTACATCGGCTTCGATCCGTCCGCGCCCAGCCTGCATGTCGGATCGCTTCTGCCGGTCATGGGCCTCGCGCGTCTGCAGCGATTCGGTCATACGCCGATTGCGATTGCGGGCGGCGGCACCGGACTGATTGGTGATCCGAGTGGAAAGACGAAAGAGCGCCAACTTCTGGATCACGGGCAAGTGGAAGCGAACCTCGTCGGAATCAAGGAGCAATTAAGCCGCTTTCTGGATTTTGAGGCGACGGGCAACCCCGCCCAAATTGTGAACAACGCGGATTGGCTCGGGCCGATCACGATGATGGAGTTTCTGCGCGACGTCGGAAAGTATTTCACGGTCAACAATCTGCTCGGCAAAGAAGCGATCAGCCGGCGCCTGGAATCGGAAGAAGGAATCTCGTTTACGGAATTCACTTACCCGCTGTTGCAGGCTTACGACTATCTGGTCCTTCACGATCGTCACAAATGCACTCTGCAGATGGGCGGCAGCGACCAGTGGGGCAACATTCTCGCGGGCATCGATCTGATTAGGCGTCTGCGCAGCGCGCGCACACACGGGCTGGTCTTTCCGCTCGTCACTGCGGCAACTGGCGTGAAGTTCGGGAAGACCGAAGCCGGCGCCGTGTGGCTGGATGCGAAGCTGACATCGCCCTATCGCTTCTACCAGTTCTGGCTGAACACTGATGATCGCGACGCGGTGATGTACCTCAAGTTTTTCACCTGGCTCTCGAAAGACGAAATCGAGGCGTTGGAACAGAGTGTTAAGGCCGAGCCGGAGAAACGCGAAGCGCAACGGCGACTGGCGCGGGAAGTGACAGCGCTGCTGCACGGCGAAACAGAATTAGAAAAAGCCGTGCGCGCGTCAGCGGTTTTGTTTGGCCAAGAGATCAGTGGGTTGAGTGTTAGCGAGATTATCGACATCTTCGCCGATGTGCCTTCTACGGAGCTCGCGAAATCAAAGCTGGACGGTGACGGTTTTAGCTTGAGCGACGCATTAGTTGTTTCGGGACTAGCACCGTCGAAAGGCGAAGCAAAGCGTCTGGTGCAGGGCGGTGGTGTGGCTGTCAACAACGTGCGGGCCGATGATGCGCGCAAATCGATCTCCGCGGCGGACTTTATCGATGGACAGGTGCTGGTGCTGCGTAAAGGAGCGAAGCACTATCACTTGATTCGGATCGTTGGTTGA